Proteins encoded within one genomic window of Couchioplanes caeruleus:
- a CDS encoding UBP-type zinc finger domain-containing protein has translation MTGSGCTHLDQTRDVAPSGDGCVECLEAGGRWVHLRVCMTCGHVGCCDSSPGKHATAHFRAQDHPLVQSYEPGEDWWWCYLDEAVLKVAGKPTLTYR, from the coding sequence ATGACCGGTTCCGGCTGCACTCATCTCGACCAGACGCGCGACGTCGCCCCGTCCGGCGACGGCTGCGTCGAATGCCTGGAGGCCGGCGGCCGATGGGTGCATCTGCGCGTCTGCATGACCTGCGGGCACGTCGGCTGCTGCGACTCGTCGCCCGGCAAGCACGCGACCGCGCATTTCCGCGCGCAGGACCATCCGCTCGTGCAGTCGTACGAGCCGGGTGAGGACTGGTGGTGGTGCTATCTCGATGAGGCGGTCCTGAAGGTCGCCGGCAAGCCCACCCTGACCTACCGCTGA
- a CDS encoding ricin-type beta-trefoil lectin domain protein, with translation MSRAIQALGVTAAALTAAGLLPLPSLAADTRTSAAPAVAPLSGRAAAPSSDLAAAPLSGLAPGMVAALRRDLGLTDDRIAARLATEAAAPVIERRLRARLGATFGGAWIAAGAERLTVAVTDAARAPIVRAEGAVPVVVRRGDADLAAARAKLDRHAARADGTAIRGWYVDTAANRLVVLAKPGASARARTFAAASGAGPITVVETAERPRPVYDIRGGDQYVINGNTLCSVGFAVAGGFVSAGHCGGVNSPTLGYNNVAQGTFAGSSFPGNDYGWIRTNADWTPRPWVNNHAGGNVTVAGSQEAAIGSSVCRSGRTTGWRCGTILGRNETIVYAQGAVSGLSRSNACAEPGDSGGSWISGNQAQGVTSGGTGNCSTGGTMWFQPVNEILGVYGLALTTSGGGGGTSAVVSNWNNKCVDVPNSDFSDGVPLQMWNCNGTGAQRWTFVNGTLQTSNNKCMDVAWGSTANGAVIQIVGCSGNPAQQFVLSAVGDLVNPQADKCVDIKDWNGADGARLQLWDCAGTLNQKWRRA, from the coding sequence ATGTCCCGTGCCATCCAGGCGCTCGGCGTCACCGCCGCCGCGCTCACCGCCGCCGGCCTCCTGCCCCTTCCGAGCCTCGCCGCCGACACCCGCACCTCCGCCGCGCCGGCCGTGGCACCCCTGTCCGGCCGGGCCGCGGCACCCTCGTCCGACTTGGCCGCGGCACCCCTGTCCGGCCTGGCCCCCGGCATGGTGGCGGCGCTGCGCCGCGACCTCGGGCTCACCGACGACCGGATCGCCGCACGTCTGGCCACGGAGGCCGCCGCCCCGGTCATCGAGCGGCGGCTGCGCGCCCGGCTCGGCGCCACGTTCGGCGGCGCGTGGATCGCCGCCGGAGCGGAGCGGCTCACCGTCGCGGTCACGGACGCCGCCCGGGCGCCGATCGTCCGCGCCGAGGGCGCCGTACCCGTCGTGGTCCGCCGCGGCGACGCCGACCTGGCCGCCGCCCGCGCCAAGCTGGATCGCCACGCCGCGCGGGCCGACGGCACGGCGATCCGCGGCTGGTATGTCGACACCGCGGCCAACCGCCTGGTCGTTCTGGCGAAGCCCGGCGCATCGGCCCGGGCACGGACGTTCGCCGCCGCCAGCGGCGCCGGCCCGATCACCGTGGTCGAGACCGCCGAACGGCCACGGCCGGTGTACGACATCCGCGGCGGCGACCAGTACGTCATCAACGGCAACACCCTGTGCTCGGTGGGCTTCGCGGTCGCCGGGGGCTTCGTCAGCGCCGGGCACTGCGGCGGCGTGAACAGCCCCACGCTCGGCTACAACAACGTGGCGCAGGGCACCTTTGCCGGATCCTCCTTCCCGGGCAACGACTATGGGTGGATCCGTACGAACGCCGACTGGACGCCACGGCCGTGGGTCAACAACCATGCGGGCGGCAACGTGACGGTCGCCGGATCGCAGGAGGCCGCGATCGGCAGCTCGGTCTGCCGCTCCGGCCGCACGACCGGCTGGCGCTGCGGCACGATCCTGGGCCGCAACGAGACCATCGTGTACGCCCAGGGCGCCGTCTCCGGGCTGTCCCGCAGCAACGCCTGCGCCGAACCGGGCGACTCCGGCGGCTCCTGGATCTCCGGCAACCAGGCTCAGGGCGTCACCTCGGGCGGCACCGGCAACTGCTCGACCGGCGGCACCATGTGGTTCCAGCCGGTCAACGAGATCCTCGGCGTGTACGGCCTCGCCCTGACCACGAGCGGCGGTGGTGGCGGCACGAGCGCGGTCGTCAGCAACTGGAACAACAAGTGCGTCGATGTGCCGAACTCCGACTTCTCGGACGGCGTACCCCTGCAGATGTGGAACTGCAACGGCACGGGCGCGCAGCGGTGGACGTTCGTCAACGGCACCCTGCAGACCTCGAACAACAAGTGCATGGACGTCGCCTGGGGCTCCACGGCCAACGGCGCGGTCATCCAGATCGTCGGCTGCAGCGGCAATCCCGCCCAGCAGTTCGTCCTCTCGGCCGTCGGCGACCTCGTCAACCCGCAGGCCGACAAGTGCGTCGACATCAAGGACTGGAACGGCGCCGACGGCGCCCGCCTCCAGCTCTGGGACTGCGCCGGCACCCTCAACCAGAAGTGGCGCCGCGCCTAG
- a CDS encoding NAD(+)/NADH kinase yields MGMVKVVGLVLHPRRDCGAAIDAIVRWAASRDVTVLGLHDEITRIDCAAVAVSAEEMVERAGLLVSLGGDGTMLRTMRLVEGRKTPVLGVNVGRLGFLAEVDLPDLAGALSTIDDHGFTVESRTAVRTVLPDGREVSAFNDIAMVRVPGHGLAHIGINVEGSNFVRYAADAVIVATPTGSTAYSFSAGGPIVSPNVAGILVTASAAHSSFNRSLMLSPDEQLELDVAATSGRLAIEVDGIIQGYADAGDRLTIIPVPAAAQVIRFGRTSFYERARRKLRVEGSAQVGGGDPGDAVVVDSFEQSRYEILLGGELAGALHYRRHGGRIELAHTEIDQAFEGRGLAGRLAAAALGDARRRSTRVQATCPFVAGYVARHPEFTDLLDREGAPS; encoded by the coding sequence ATGGGCATGGTCAAGGTGGTCGGTCTGGTCCTGCACCCGCGGCGCGACTGTGGGGCCGCGATCGACGCGATCGTGCGGTGGGCCGCCTCTCGCGACGTGACCGTGCTCGGCTTGCACGACGAGATCACCCGCATCGACTGTGCCGCCGTCGCGGTCTCCGCCGAGGAGATGGTCGAGCGGGCCGGGCTGCTGGTCAGCCTCGGCGGCGACGGCACCATGCTGCGCACCATGCGGCTGGTCGAGGGGCGCAAGACGCCGGTGCTCGGCGTCAACGTCGGGCGCCTCGGCTTCCTCGCCGAGGTCGACCTGCCCGACCTGGCCGGCGCACTGTCGACGATCGACGATCACGGGTTCACCGTCGAGTCGCGCACGGCCGTGCGCACCGTCCTGCCGGACGGCAGGGAGGTGTCGGCCTTCAACGACATCGCGATGGTGCGCGTGCCCGGCCACGGCCTCGCCCACATCGGCATCAACGTCGAGGGCAGCAACTTCGTGCGCTATGCGGCCGACGCGGTGATCGTCGCGACGCCCACCGGGTCCACGGCGTACAGCTTCTCGGCGGGCGGGCCGATCGTCTCGCCCAACGTGGCGGGCATCCTGGTCACCGCCTCGGCGGCACACTCGTCGTTCAACCGCTCGCTGATGCTCTCGCCCGACGAGCAGCTCGAGCTGGACGTGGCGGCGACCAGCGGCCGCCTCGCCATCGAGGTCGACGGCATCATCCAGGGATACGCGGACGCCGGCGATCGGCTGACGATCATCCCCGTGCCGGCGGCGGCGCAGGTCATCCGCTTCGGCCGCACGTCTTTCTACGAGCGGGCCCGGCGCAAGCTCCGAGTCGAGGGCAGCGCGCAGGTGGGCGGCGGCGACCCGGGCGACGCCGTGGTCGTGGACAGCTTCGAGCAGTCCCGCTACGAGATCCTGCTCGGCGGCGAGCTCGCCGGCGCCCTGCACTACCGCCGCCACGGTGGGCGGATCGAGCTCGCGCACACCGAGATCGACCAGGCCTTCGAGGGGCGCGGCCTGGCCGGGCGGCTCGCCGCGGCCGCCCTCGGCGACGCCCGCCGCCGGTCCACCCGGGTGCAGGCGACCTGCCCGTTCGTGGCCGGATACGTGGCGCGGCACCCCGAGTTCACGGACCTGCTCGACCGGGAAGGAGCACCGTCATGA
- a CDS encoding ABC transporter ATP-binding protein, producing the protein MTLDARLVVRRPGFTLDATLTAAPGEVVALLGPNGAGKTTALRALAGLTGLDEGHIALNGRRLEDPAAGHSTAPEHRRIGVVFQDYLLFPHLSALDNVAFGPRCRGVSRAAARQRAAVLLDRVALAGHAGRKPRELSGGQAQRVALARALATEPELLLLDEPLAALDARTRVETRTHLRGHLSAHEGPTVLVTHDPLDAMMLADRLVILEDGRVVQTGDAASVTSAPRTDYVARLVGLNLYRGHAEGTLVRVTADFALTTATPQTGEVFVAFPPAAVALYAVRPEGSPRNTWPATVGTVARHGDALRIELSGPVAVAADVTPAAAVQLGLAPGRQVWASLKATEASSYPA; encoded by the coding sequence GTGACTCTGGATGCGAGGTTGGTCGTGCGGCGGCCGGGGTTCACCCTGGACGCGACGCTGACGGCGGCGCCGGGCGAGGTCGTGGCGCTGCTCGGGCCGAACGGCGCGGGCAAGACCACCGCGCTGCGGGCGCTGGCCGGGCTGACCGGCCTCGACGAGGGGCACATCGCGCTGAACGGGCGCCGCCTCGAGGATCCGGCGGCCGGGCACTCCACCGCGCCGGAGCACCGTCGCATCGGCGTGGTCTTCCAGGACTATCTGCTCTTCCCGCATCTGTCCGCGCTGGACAACGTGGCCTTCGGGCCGCGCTGCCGCGGCGTCTCCCGGGCTGCCGCGCGGCAGCGGGCGGCCGTCCTGCTCGACCGCGTCGCTCTGGCCGGGCACGCCGGCCGCAAGCCGAGGGAGCTGTCCGGCGGGCAGGCACAGCGGGTGGCGCTGGCCCGAGCCCTGGCCACCGAGCCCGAGCTGCTGCTGCTCGACGAGCCGCTCGCCGCGCTGGACGCACGGACGCGCGTGGAGACCCGCACCCACCTGCGCGGCCATCTGAGCGCGCACGAAGGACCGACCGTGCTGGTCACCCATGACCCGCTGGACGCGATGATGCTCGCCGACCGGCTGGTCATCCTCGAGGACGGCCGGGTGGTGCAGACCGGCGACGCCGCGTCGGTGACGTCGGCGCCGCGCACGGACTACGTGGCCCGGCTGGTCGGCCTCAACCTCTATCGCGGCCACGCGGAGGGAACTCTGGTCCGGGTCACCGCCGACTTCGCCCTCACCACGGCCACGCCGCAGACCGGCGAGGTGTTCGTGGCGTTCCCGCCGGCGGCCGTCGCGCTCTACGCGGTCCGCCCGGAGGGCAGTCCGCGCAACACGTGGCCGGCGACGGTGGGCACGGTGGCCCGGCACGGCGACGCGCTGCGCATCGAGCTGAGCGGCCCGGTCGCGGTCGCCGCCGATGTCACGCCCGCCGCCGCGGTCCAACTCGGCCTGGCACCGGGCCGTCAGGTGTGGGCGAGCCTCAAGGCCACCGAGGCCTCGTCCTACCCTGCCTGA
- a CDS encoding ABC transporter permease, giving the protein MSRLRRRAPLVLAIPAIAGLAFLVLPLAGLLIRAPWQTLPQRLTEPGVLAALRLSLLTASLATGVCLLLGVPLAWVLARTTFPGRRIVRALVTVPLVLPPVVGGVALLLVFGRRGLVGEWLDAAFGVTLPFTTTGVVLAEAFVAMPFLVISVEGALRGADARYEEAAATLGAGRWTAFRRVTLPLIAPGVAAGAVLCWARALGEFGATITFAGNFPGRTQTMPLAVYLALEQDIDAAIVLSLVLLVVSVAILAALRDRWLGAT; this is encoded by the coding sequence CTGAGCCGCCTCCGCCGACGCGCCCCGCTGGTCCTGGCGATCCCCGCGATCGCCGGGCTGGCGTTCCTCGTGCTGCCCCTGGCCGGCCTCCTGATCCGGGCGCCGTGGCAGACGCTGCCGCAGCGCCTGACCGAGCCCGGGGTCCTGGCGGCCCTGCGGCTGTCGCTGCTCACCGCCAGCCTCGCGACCGGCGTGTGCCTGCTGCTCGGCGTACCCCTGGCGTGGGTGCTGGCCCGGACCACCTTCCCGGGCCGGCGGATCGTGCGGGCGCTGGTCACCGTGCCGTTGGTGCTGCCGCCGGTGGTCGGCGGCGTCGCGCTGCTGCTGGTCTTCGGCCGCCGCGGCCTGGTCGGTGAGTGGCTGGACGCGGCGTTCGGCGTCACCCTGCCGTTCACCACAACCGGGGTGGTGCTGGCGGAGGCGTTCGTCGCGATGCCCTTCCTGGTGATCAGTGTCGAGGGTGCGCTGCGGGGCGCGGACGCCCGCTACGAGGAGGCGGCGGCGACGCTGGGCGCCGGCCGGTGGACGGCCTTCCGCAGGGTCACGCTGCCGCTGATCGCGCCGGGGGTGGCGGCCGGCGCCGTGCTGTGCTGGGCCCGGGCGCTCGGCGAGTTCGGGGCGACGATCACGTTCGCGGGCAACTTCCCTGGGCGTACGCAGACCATGCCGCTCGCCGTCTACCTCGCCCTGGAGCAGGACATCGACGCCGCGATCGTGCTCAGCCTGGTGCTGCTCGTGGTCTCCGTGGCGATCCTCGCGGCCCTGCGCGATCGCTGGCTGGGTGCGACGTGA
- a CDS encoding family 78 glycoside hydrolase catalytic domain, with the protein MARTATGRTATAVLAAIVALPLSTVPAAARPADSIETLTGAHWIWFPEGEPATSTPAATRYLQRVFTAPAGPHTEAGLVVTGDDTVDVWLNGTWLAGSPRAADSWKKALSVDLAAALAPGANTLTVAARNTGGPAGVLGRLRVASAQGAVELTTDGSWSAADAVPQRWVPAKDLGTYGSGPWRRDVALPEPGAASPVTAGGLTTERRKDPVGIDAAKPRFGWRPDSAAKGQAQGRYQVTVGTNPGAADVWDSGQVASRQSVDVAYGGPALAPGRTYHWRVRIWDAQGRPGPWSAPARFDTALASWQADFIGAPGTAGLTGASWIWYPEGDPAASVPAATRYFRRTVDIATPGSTTLVVTGDDTADVWVNGTPVSASRRFTDSWKRATTVDVTAQLRAGANTIAIAASNTATGPAGVIAKLQGAVTTGTDAAWKAAQDAPAGWERPGFDDAAWPAARIAAAYRAGPWGDQVVVANPAPRLAKTFDIGRPVTRARLFATALGLHETYLNGTKVSAERLAPGWTDYTKRLQYRGYDVTAALKPGANTLSALLGNGWYSGSLGMGGSRRYGTSPWYSAQLLVEYADGTRADVRTDASWTATTSPIVSDDLYHGEDHDARVAGGTARAVTVRSGSLPRLVAQVDPGVTVQTELRPVRLTQPKPGVWIADLGQNFAGWNRLRVDGPAGTRVTLRHGEILNADGTLYTANLRAAQQTDTFTLAGGGPETFEPHFTVHGYRYVELTGFPGTPTADSLTGLAAWTDGAETGTFTTSDPLVNRVQSNILWGARSNMLSIPTDCPQRDERLGWTGDIAAFGATSTFNFDTRGLLDKFATDMVDAQRADGAFTDVAPDVLGGAGKAGWGDAGVIVPYVLWQRYGDLAAADRHFDAMARWVDYLRATAGADLIRNRDTYGDWLNVNDPTANDITSTAFFGWSARLVSRMASATGRTDQASSYGDLADRIGAAFTRRFVAADGTVRGDSQTGYVLALAFGLVPADRTQAVADKLAAKVASRDGHLSVGFMGVENLLPVLAGHGHLDTAYRILQQPDYPGWGYMNSRGATTIWERWDGIRPDGTLQDPGMNSFNHYGLGSVGDWLYRSVGGLAPAAPGYQRLLIAPKPGGTLTAATTSLITGYGETRTQWTRSGGRLTLTVVVPPNTTATIEVPASSPTAVTAPAEAVPQGFAAGAASYALGSGSYTFTAG; encoded by the coding sequence ATGGCCCGAACCGCGACCGGCAGGACGGCGACAGCCGTCCTCGCCGCGATAGTCGCGCTCCCGCTGTCCACCGTCCCCGCCGCCGCCCGCCCCGCCGACAGCATTGAAACGCTCACCGGGGCGCACTGGATCTGGTTCCCCGAAGGGGAGCCCGCCACGTCCACGCCCGCCGCCACCCGCTATCTGCAGCGGGTGTTCACCGCGCCGGCCGGTCCGCACACCGAGGCCGGACTCGTCGTCACCGGCGACGACACCGTCGACGTCTGGCTCAACGGCACCTGGCTCGCCGGCTCGCCGCGGGCCGCCGACTCCTGGAAGAAGGCGCTGTCCGTCGACCTCGCCGCGGCGCTCGCCCCGGGCGCCAACACCCTCACCGTCGCCGCCCGCAACACCGGCGGCCCGGCCGGCGTCCTCGGCCGCCTGCGGGTCGCCTCGGCCCAGGGCGCCGTGGAGCTCACCACCGACGGCTCCTGGTCGGCCGCCGACGCCGTACCCCAGCGCTGGGTGCCCGCCAAGGACCTCGGGACGTACGGGAGCGGGCCGTGGCGCCGCGACGTCGCGCTGCCCGAGCCCGGCGCGGCCTCCCCGGTCACGGCCGGTGGGCTCACCACCGAGCGCCGGAAAGACCCGGTGGGCATCGACGCGGCGAAGCCGCGCTTCGGCTGGCGGCCGGACTCCGCCGCGAAGGGCCAGGCCCAGGGCCGCTACCAGGTCACCGTGGGCACGAACCCGGGCGCGGCCGACGTCTGGGACAGCGGCCAGGTCGCATCGCGGCAGTCGGTCGACGTCGCGTACGGCGGCCCCGCGCTGGCACCCGGCCGCACCTACCACTGGCGCGTCCGGATCTGGGACGCCCAGGGACGCCCCGGCCCGTGGAGCGCACCGGCCCGCTTCGACACCGCGCTCGCAAGCTGGCAGGCCGACTTCATCGGTGCGCCCGGCACCGCGGGCCTGACCGGGGCATCCTGGATCTGGTATCCCGAGGGCGATCCCGCGGCCTCCGTGCCGGCGGCCACGCGCTACTTCCGGCGTACGGTCGACATCGCCACGCCCGGATCCACCACCCTGGTCGTGACCGGCGACGACACGGCGGACGTCTGGGTCAACGGGACGCCGGTCAGCGCCTCGCGGCGGTTCACCGACTCGTGGAAGCGCGCGACGACCGTGGATGTCACCGCGCAACTCAGAGCGGGCGCCAACACCATCGCCATCGCCGCCTCCAACACCGCCACCGGGCCGGCCGGGGTCATCGCCAAGCTGCAAGGGGCGGTGACGACCGGCACCGACGCCGCGTGGAAGGCGGCGCAGGACGCGCCGGCCGGCTGGGAACGCCCCGGCTTCGACGACGCCGCCTGGCCCGCCGCCCGGATCGCCGCCGCCTACCGGGCCGGGCCGTGGGGCGACCAGGTCGTCGTCGCCAACCCGGCGCCGCGGCTGGCCAAGACGTTCGACATCGGCAGGCCCGTGACCCGGGCCCGGCTCTTCGCGACCGCCCTGGGACTGCACGAGACCTACCTGAACGGCACCAAGGTGAGCGCGGAACGGCTCGCTCCGGGCTGGACCGACTACACCAAGCGCCTGCAGTACCGAGGCTACGACGTGACCGCGGCGCTGAAGCCCGGGGCCAACACGCTCTCCGCGCTGCTGGGCAACGGGTGGTATTCCGGCAGCCTCGGCATGGGCGGCAGCCGGCGATACGGCACGTCGCCCTGGTACTCGGCCCAGCTTCTCGTCGAGTATGCGGACGGCACGCGCGCCGACGTACGTACGGATGCGTCCTGGACGGCCACCACCAGCCCGATCGTCTCCGATGACCTGTATCACGGCGAGGATCACGACGCCCGCGTCGCGGGTGGCACCGCGCGGGCCGTGACCGTGCGCAGCGGGTCGCTGCCCCGGCTGGTCGCCCAGGTCGACCCGGGCGTGACCGTGCAAACCGAGCTGCGCCCGGTGCGGCTCACCCAGCCGAAGCCGGGCGTGTGGATCGCCGACCTCGGCCAGAACTTCGCCGGCTGGAACCGCCTGCGGGTCGACGGCCCGGCCGGCACGAGGGTGACCCTGCGCCACGGCGAGATCCTCAACGCCGACGGCACCCTCTACACGGCGAACCTGCGCGCGGCCCAGCAGACCGACACCTTCACCCTCGCCGGCGGCGGGCCGGAGACCTTCGAGCCGCACTTCACCGTGCACGGCTACCGCTATGTGGAGTTGACCGGCTTCCCGGGCACACCGACGGCGGACAGCCTGACCGGGCTCGCCGCCTGGACCGACGGTGCGGAGACCGGCACGTTCACGACCTCCGACCCGCTGGTGAACCGGGTGCAGAGCAATATTCTCTGGGGCGCCCGCTCCAACATGCTGTCGATACCCACCGACTGCCCGCAGCGCGACGAGCGGCTGGGATGGACCGGCGACATCGCGGCCTTCGGTGCCACCTCCACCTTCAACTTCGACACCCGCGGGCTGCTCGACAAGTTCGCCACCGACATGGTGGACGCGCAGCGCGCCGACGGCGCCTTCACCGACGTGGCGCCGGACGTGCTCGGGGGAGCCGGGAAGGCCGGCTGGGGCGACGCGGGCGTCATCGTCCCGTACGTGCTCTGGCAGCGCTACGGCGACCTCGCCGCCGCCGACCGGCACTTCGACGCGATGGCCCGCTGGGTCGACTACCTGCGGGCCACCGCGGGCGCCGACCTCATCCGCAACCGCGACACGTACGGCGACTGGCTCAACGTCAACGATCCCACCGCCAACGACATCACCAGCACGGCGTTCTTCGGCTGGTCGGCGCGGCTGGTCTCGCGGATGGCGTCGGCGACCGGGCGCACCGACCAGGCGAGTTCCTACGGCGACCTGGCGGACCGGATCGGGGCCGCGTTCACCCGCCGGTTCGTCGCCGCCGACGGCACGGTCCGCGGCGACAGCCAGACCGGCTACGTGCTCGCGCTGGCCTTCGGGCTCGTCCCGGCGGACCGGACGCAGGCGGTGGCCGACAAGCTGGCCGCGAAGGTGGCGTCCCGCGACGGCCACCTCTCCGTCGGGTTCATGGGCGTGGAGAACCTGCTCCCGGTCCTGGCCGGGCACGGGCACCTCGACACGGCGTACCGGATTCTGCAGCAGCCGGACTATCCCGGCTGGGGCTACATGAACTCCCGGGGTGCGACCACCATCTGGGAGCGCTGGGACGGCATCCGGCCGGACGGCACGCTGCAGGACCCTGGCATGAACTCCTTCAACCACTACGGCCTCGGGTCGGTCGGCGACTGGCTCTACCGCAGCGTCGGCGGGCTCGCCCCGGCGGCACCGGGCTACCAGCGGCTGCTGATCGCGCCGAAACCCGGCGGCACGCTCACGGCCGCGACCACGTCGCTCATCACCGGGTACGGCGAGACGCGGACACAGTGGACCAGAAGTGGAGGCAGGCTGACCTTGACCGTGGTGGTGCCGCCGAACACGACCGCGACGATCGAGGTGCCCGCGTCCTCGCCCACCGCGGTCACCGCCCCGGCCGAGGCGGTGCCGCAGGGCTTCGCCGCGGGTGCGGCGTCGTACGCGCTCGGCTCCGGCTCGTACACCTTCACGGCCGGCTGA
- the modA gene encoding molybdate ABC transporter substrate-binding protein, translating into MRARAMAAVALAAVLATGGCGDAADAPANGSPSGAAPGGANTGRVTVLAAASLTESFDKIAVLFERLNPGVDVTFSYGGSSGLAQQITSGAPADVFAAASPATMKTVVDAGDGTGTAVTFTRNQLVIAVPKGNPKGVSSLAALAKPEVKVALCAEQVPCGAAAKKALAAAGAAVTPVTQEQDVRAALAKVKLGEVDAALVYRTDAHAAAADVDGVEFPESASALNDYSIIALANAPNPSGASAFVTFVQTPQAQKMLADAGFQKP; encoded by the coding sequence ATGAGGGCACGCGCGATGGCGGCCGTCGCGCTGGCGGCGGTGCTGGCGACCGGTGGATGCGGCGACGCCGCCGATGCGCCGGCGAACGGCTCGCCCTCGGGCGCGGCACCCGGCGGCGCGAACACCGGCAGGGTGACGGTGCTCGCCGCGGCGTCGCTGACCGAGTCGTTCGACAAGATCGCCGTCCTCTTCGAGCGGCTGAACCCCGGCGTGGACGTCACCTTCTCGTACGGCGGCAGCTCCGGCCTGGCGCAGCAGATCACCTCGGGCGCCCCGGCGGACGTCTTCGCGGCGGCGAGCCCCGCGACCATGAAGACGGTCGTAGACGCCGGCGACGGCACCGGCACCGCGGTGACGTTCACGCGCAACCAGCTCGTCATCGCCGTACCGAAGGGCAACCCGAAGGGGGTCAGCTCGCTCGCCGCGCTCGCGAAGCCGGAGGTCAAGGTGGCGCTCTGCGCCGAGCAGGTGCCGTGCGGCGCCGCCGCGAAGAAGGCGCTGGCCGCGGCCGGCGCCGCCGTCACCCCGGTGACCCAGGAACAGGACGTCAGGGCCGCGCTCGCCAAGGTCAAGCTGGGCGAGGTGGATGCGGCGCTGGTCTACCGTACGGACGCCCACGCGGCCGCCGCGGACGTGGACGGGGTGGAGTTCCCCGAGTCGGCCTCGGCGCTGAACGACTACTCGATCATCGCGCTGGCGAACGCCCCAAACCCGTCCGGCGCGAGCGCGTTCGTGACGTTCGTGCAGACGCCGCAGGCCCAGAAGATGCTGGCCGACGCAGGGTTCCAGAAGCCCTGA